One genomic window of uncultured delta proteobacterium includes the following:
- the mraY gene encoding phospho-N-acetylmuramoyl-pentapeptide transferase (Evidence 2a : Function of homologous gene experimentally demonstrated in an other organism; PubMedId : 10564498, 215212, 2179861; Product type e : enzyme) — MRARRKRGGPMLYNLLYPLSSEIAVFNVFRYITFRSVWALLTALIITIVVGPWFIRLLQRIKFGQYVHEDVKAHLQKSGTPTMGGILIAFSLVVSVLFWADLTNPHVWLILFVFLGFGFVGFLDDYLKILRRNNKGLSARAKFLGQLVVAVIALSLLYYIRRDIEASRVLTEGEDLVKFTQLAVPFFKRIVPDLGWFYLPFAVLVLVGASNGVNLTDGLDGLAIGPMVVASICFAVFIYVAGNVQIAKYLQIPHVPGIGEVTVFCGALIGAGLGFLWYNAYPAQIFMGDVGSLSLGGSLGFLAVLCKQELLLLVVGGLFVVESLSVILQVGYFKLSGGKRIFRMAPLHHHFELKGIPESKIIIRFWITSILLGLAALSVLKLR, encoded by the coding sequence GATGCTGTATAACCTTCTGTATCCGTTAAGTTCGGAAATCGCTGTTTTCAACGTTTTCCGGTACATAACCTTCCGCTCGGTCTGGGCGCTCCTGACCGCGCTCATCATCACCATCGTGGTGGGCCCCTGGTTCATCCGGCTGTTGCAGCGCATCAAATTCGGCCAGTACGTGCACGAGGACGTCAAGGCGCATCTGCAAAAAAGCGGCACGCCCACCATGGGCGGCATTCTCATAGCGTTTTCCCTGGTGGTCAGCGTATTATTCTGGGCGGACCTCACCAACCCCCACGTCTGGCTGATCCTCTTCGTGTTTCTCGGGTTCGGGTTCGTGGGCTTTCTGGACGATTACCTGAAGATTCTGCGCCGCAACAACAAGGGCCTTTCGGCGCGGGCCAAGTTTTTGGGGCAGCTCGTTGTGGCCGTTATCGCGCTCTCGCTGCTGTACTATATTCGCCGCGACATCGAGGCGAGCCGCGTGCTGACGGAGGGCGAGGATCTGGTGAAGTTCACCCAGCTGGCGGTTCCCTTCTTCAAACGGATCGTGCCGGACCTTGGCTGGTTTTATCTGCCCTTCGCGGTCCTGGTGCTGGTGGGCGCCTCCAACGGCGTGAACCTCACGGACGGGCTGGACGGCCTCGCCATCGGGCCGATGGTGGTGGCAAGCATCTGCTTCGCGGTGTTTATTTACGTGGCGGGCAACGTGCAGATCGCCAAGTATCTCCAGATCCCCCACGTGCCGGGCATCGGGGAGGTGACGGTATTCTGCGGCGCGCTGATCGGGGCGGGGCTCGGGTTCCTCTGGTACAACGCCTACCCGGCGCAGATTTTCATGGGTGACGTGGGCTCCTTGTCCCTCGGCGGTTCCCTGGGGTTTCTCGCGGTGCTCTGCAAGCAGGAGCTTCTCCTTCTGGTGGTGGGCGGCCTTTTCGTGGTGGAAAGCCTCTCGGTCATCCTCCAGGTGGGCTACTTCAAACTCAGCGGCGGCAAGCGCATTTTCCGCATGGCGCCGTTGCATCACCATTTTGAACTGAAAGGCATACCGGAATCCAAAATCATCATCCGGTTCTGGATAACATCCATCCTGCTCGGCCTCGCGGCCCTGTCAGTGCTGAAGTTGCGGTAA